TGTCTTATTAAAGTCCTAGTCTTTAACCAATTATCATTAGTTAGTCTTTTGCTGGTTATCCTTAGTTAGCTCTAGTTTGTTTCTTGTTTCTTTATTTTTCTGTTTTACAGTTACAGTTCAGTCGTTAGTCTTATATTTCTTCCCGCGAAGCAAGAAACAAATTATACTGTCGGGTCCGGTGCTTCTCCATCATCTCCGCCATCGCTGCCACCACCAGGCTTGTCATTCGGATCATCAACCGATCCGCCGTCACCAGGTGCGGAGACCAGCTTGTCATAGCGAGCACACTTGGCACCCGTCACCATAGAACGAGTAGCGGTGGTACGATCCAGATTCTTCGTCGTGGTAGGCTGGAAGCGGACGGTAAGCGTAGCCTGTGCAGCACTCACCTCATCGGCGGTCTCAACACCCCGGCCACGGGCACTCATCACCATGCGGAACGTTCCCAAGCCATCCACACTGACGCTTTCGGACGACTGAAGATGCTGCGCCATCACCGTCACCAGATTGTCAAGCGTATTTTTTACATCACCCGGAGAAAGGGAAGAATATGCGGCAATCTCTTTGGAAAGCTGTGCGGAATTGATATTTCCTGTACGAACTACATGGGGATAAAACAGTTTCTTCCCACTTTTCTTATCTTCCAGATTAGACTGGAAAGGTTTATATAATACTGGCATAATTGTAATAGTTTTTAGTTATTAATCTTTTTGTTAGTTTCTGTCGTTAAGCTTATTGACACTGCAAATATAAGGGCTTATTCTCAGCTATACAAGCGATTTCGGAAATGTGCGTTAATAAGTTAGTTAATATAAGAAATAAGCATATAACATATTGATATACATATATTTATCAAATTCATATTATTTATTCAGCACACTCAGCAAATAATGTCCCGGCAGTTTAATCTTCCCACCGCTTCCACGAATGACGCTAAAGCCTTTCCATATATCACCACCGATTTCACCGTAATTACTTTTCAGCACTATAGCATATTGTTCCGCAGGAGGAACACGAAAGAGACGGAGATTCTCCAGCAGACCGGAAAAATTGCGGGGACATCCGTCCGGGGGAACCTGCATCCGGTCGATATCTTCCTGCGTCAGATTCCGTTTCCTCGTGGCAGATCGCTGATCGCATTCTTCTCTCATCCCGCCTCCGGCTCCTTCAGCTACTTTCTCTCCTTCACTCCCTTCTTCTTCATCCCCTCCTTTTGCGAAAGGAGGGTTAGGGAAGATGTTTTCTTTCTTTTCTTTTTCTTTTCTTTTTATGAGAGCTGTTTTTGTTGCAGTATCCCGGGATGCCGTTGCAATATTCGGGGATACTGCAACATTTTCCCCTGTTGCGGCAACAGTATCTGGCTGCTCATCCGTTGTTTTCTCTTCCGGCAGCAGACAATAATCCGGACAGATATGGTGACGACTGCGACGTTTGGTGATGAAGAGATACTGCCGCTGGACATCCTCAGAAGTCAGAATGCTGTAACGCTCATAAAGCGCAGAGTCAAAAAGCCCGTATTCAAGAAACAGACGGATGACACGGCGGACGGTATCGTTGTCCGTACTGAAAAGCTGATCGGAAAGTTCGTCACAGAAATCGGTGTCGGCACGGACATAGTAGCCCTCGCCCGAATAGAGATAAGACATAATATAGATTAAAACGGTGAAAGCGGAATCGCCCTCACGCTTCATGACACGACGAACGATACGGTCGTGCATGAAGTCGGTGCTCAGGGGAAAGTAGTCCAGTCCCTGTTTGATTCTTCCCATAGTTGTATTGTTTTTATAAATAGTTTATCAGTCAGTTTTTTCATTTTGTTAATCATTCAGTTCCGCTTCCACTTCACAAAGTTTCTGCTTTTTCCGCTTGATACTTGCCCTTACAATCTGCAGGGCGGACAGAATCAGTTTCTGACGAAGATCGGGGTCTTTCGTAGAGGTGATAACGGGATAAGGTTCACGGTCGTCACGTGCCAGCGTGCGCTTCTCGGTCTTCCTGTATTTCCGGCTGGCGGATTTGCGGCATTCCTTGCAGTAGTTGTTTGGAAGGCCGGTTTTCTTATCTACGTAAAAGGCTTCTGAAGGAAGCGTGTGTTTGCAACAGCCGCAAACGTAAAGTGTTTGTTTTTGTAATGTTTCCATTCCGGTTATTCTTTTTGATATACTTGATATGTTTTCAGATAAAAGGTAAGGCAGCCTGCGCACAGGAGGTTCACATCCTACACAATGATCATTGGCAACTTGCCCGTCAGATGTTAACAGCCATCACGTCAGCTGTTAATACCCAATATAACAACTGTTAACTCCTGACAAATCAACTATTAACAGCTGACAGCTCTCTTTTCGGAGGGGGAGAATGCGGTTTTTGAAAGTATTTCGCATCTTTTTCTTGTTTTCTCATGGTTTATCTAATTTTTATTTCTAATTTTGAAATCAAATATTCATTTCGAATACCACAAAGGTATAGTAAGTCGCATATATAAAACAAATAATTTTAGATATTAACGCTGAATTATTTTACAAAAGACTGTATATGAGGCGATAAGGCAAGAATAAATATTAACATATAAAAAAGTAAGCAAAAACATGAATGAGAAACAAGCGGATACACTGCTGAATGTACCGGAAATCGTAAAGCGGGCGAAAATAGCGTTGAATCTGAAACGGGATAGTGAACTTGCATCCTATTTAGGAGTAGCCAGAGCGACACTTTCCAACTGGTGCGCGCGAAACAGCATAGACTTTCCTTTACTGCTGAATAAGCTGCGTCATGTGGACTACAACTGGCTGCTGACCGGAAAGGGAAGTCCGCTGCACGACCCAAAGTCTTTTGACAACGGAAAGATACGGGGAGAAGTAGAGACTATTCACAATTCAAAAACCACAGAAGCCATAGACGACCGAAGTGTGACGCTCTATGACATCACAGCCGCCGCCAATTTAAGGACCCTGCTTTCCGACAAACGCCAATATGCGCTGGGCAAAATACTGATTCCGAGCATACCCGCGTGTGACGGAGCCATCTTTGTCAACGGAGACAGTATGTATCCCATTCTCAAATCGGGAGATATCGTAGGGTTCAAGGGGATCAACAACTTCAGCAACGTCATTTACGGAGAAATGTACATCGTGGCGTTCCACCTCGACGGAGACCAGTATCTGACGGTGAAATACGTCAACCGCTCGGAGAAGGAAGGGTACGTCAAACTCGTCAGCTACAATCCGCACCACGAGCCGATGGACTTGCCTGTAGACACCATTCAGGATATGGCAATAGTGAAGTTCTCCATCAGAAAGAATATGATGATGTAAAAACGGCACAGGCTAAACAAGCCTTTTCCACAGATTTCCTGTCACATTTCTTCCTGAAATCTGTGGAAAGCATTATCTTTGCACGTTGCAAACCGTATCTTTGCACATTGCAAGCAGTAAAATCATAAAATCACTCTATATCAATGGAAAAGAAATTCAAGAGAACCACCGTCACATCGGCACTGCCGTATGCGAACGGACCTGTACACATCGGTCACCTGGCCGGCGTATATGTACCGGCAGATATCTATGTGCGCTATCTGCGACTGAAGAAAGAAGATGTATTGTTTATCGGAGGTTCGGACGAACACGGAGTACCTATCACGATTCGTGCAAAGAAAGAAGGAGTCACTCCGCAGGATGTAGTAGACCGTTACCACTATCTGATCAAGAAATCGTTCGAAGAATTCGGCGTTTCGTTCGATGTATACAGCCGCACCACTTCGAAGACGCATCATGAGCTGGCTTCGGATTTCTTTAAGACGCTATACAACAAAGGAGAGTTTATCGAAAAAACATCCGAACAATATTACGACGAAGAAGCGAAAACATTCCTCGCCGACCGCTACATCACCGGTGAGTGTCCTCACTGCCATTCGGAAGGTGCCTATGGCGACCAATGCGAGAAATGCGGAACCTCCCTGTCGCCCACCGATCTGATCAACCCGAAGAGCGCCATCAGCGGCAGCAAACCTGTGATGAAGGAGACCAAGCACTGGTATCTTCCCCTCGACAAACACGAAGGATGGTTGCGCCAATGGATTCTGGAAGACCACAAGGAATGGCGCCCCAACGTATACGGACAGTGCAAGAGCTGGCTCGACATGGGATTGCAGCCGCGTGCCGTCAGCCGTGACCTCGACTGGGGTATCCCTGTGCCCGTAGAAGGTGCGGAAGGAAAGGTGCTGTACGTGTGGTTCGATGCTCCTATCGGATACATTTCCAATACCAAGGAATTGCTTCCCGACAGTTGGGAGACATGGTGGAAAGACCCCGAAACGCGTCTGCTCCACTTCATCGGAAAGGACAATATCGTATTCCACTGCATCGTATTCCCCGCCATGCTGAAAGCGGAAGGAAGCTATATCCTGCCGGACAACGTGCCGAGCAACGAATTCCTGAATCTGGAAGGAGACAAGATTTCGACTTCCCGCAACTGGGCGGTATGGCTGCACGAATATCTGGAAGACTTCCCCGGCAAACAGGACGTACTCCGCTACGTACTGACCGCCAATGCTCCGGAAACGAAGGACAACGACTTCACATGGAAAGACTTCCAGGCACGCAACAACAATGAGCTGGTAGCCGTATACGGCAACTTCGTGAACCGTGCAATGGTGTTGACTCAGAAATACTTCGACAGCAAAGTACCCGCCTGCGCAGAACTGACGGATTACGACAAAGAAACCCTGAAAGAATTTGCCAACGTAAAGGCAGAAGTAGAAAAGCTGCTCGACGTATTCAAATTCCGCGACGCGCAGAAAGAGGCGATGAACCTGGCACGCATCGGCAACAAATACCTTGCCGACACCGAACCCTGGAAACTGGCAAAGACCGACATGGAACGTGTAGGCACCATCCTGAACATCTCTCTGCAACTGGTTGCCAACCTTGCCATCGCTTTCGAACCGTTCCTGCCTTTCAGCTCGGAGAAACTCCGCAAGATGCTGAACATGGAAAGCTTCGAATGGTCGGAACTGGGAAGGAACGACCTGCTCCCGGTAGGACATCAGCTGAACAAGCCGGAACTGCTGTTCGAAAAAATAGAAGACAGCGTAATCGAGGCACAGGTACAGAAGTTGCTCGACACGAAGAAGGCCAACGAAGAAGCCAACTATAAGGCAAACCCGATTCGTCCGAAC
This sequence is a window from Bacteroides thetaiotaomicron VPI-5482. Protein-coding genes within it:
- a CDS encoding HU family DNA-binding protein, whose product is MPVLYKPFQSNLEDKKSGKKLFYPHVVRTGNINSAQLSKEIAAYSSLSPGDVKNTLDNLVTVMAQHLQSSESVSVDGLGTFRMVMSARGRGVETADEVSAAQATLTVRFQPTTTKNLDRTTATRSMVTGAKCARYDKLVSAPGDGGSVDDPNDKPGGGSDGGDDGEAPDPTV
- a CDS encoding DUF4373 domain-containing protein; translation: MGRIKQGLDYFPLSTDFMHDRIVRRVMKREGDSAFTVLIYIMSYLYSGEGYYVRADTDFCDELSDQLFSTDNDTVRRVIRLFLEYGLFDSALYERYSILTSEDVQRQYLFITKRRSRHHICPDYCLLPEEKTTDEQPDTVAATGENVAVSPNIATASRDTATKTALIKRKEKEKKENIFPNPPFAKGGDEEEGSEGEKVAEGAGGGMREECDQRSATRKRNLTQEDIDRMQVPPDGCPRNFSGLLENLRLFRVPPAEQYAIVLKSNYGEIGGDIWKGFSVIRGSGGKIKLPGHYLLSVLNK
- a CDS encoding S24 family peptidase; protein product: MNEKQADTLLNVPEIVKRAKIALNLKRDSELASYLGVARATLSNWCARNSIDFPLLLNKLRHVDYNWLLTGKGSPLHDPKSFDNGKIRGEVETIHNSKTTEAIDDRSVTLYDITAAANLRTLLSDKRQYALGKILIPSIPACDGAIFVNGDSMYPILKSGDIVGFKGINNFSNVIYGEMYIVAFHLDGDQYLTVKYVNRSEKEGYVKLVSYNPHHEPMDLPVDTIQDMAIVKFSIRKNMMM
- the metG gene encoding methionine--tRNA ligase, translating into MEKKFKRTTVTSALPYANGPVHIGHLAGVYVPADIYVRYLRLKKEDVLFIGGSDEHGVPITIRAKKEGVTPQDVVDRYHYLIKKSFEEFGVSFDVYSRTTSKTHHELASDFFKTLYNKGEFIEKTSEQYYDEEAKTFLADRYITGECPHCHSEGAYGDQCEKCGTSLSPTDLINPKSAISGSKPVMKETKHWYLPLDKHEGWLRQWILEDHKEWRPNVYGQCKSWLDMGLQPRAVSRDLDWGIPVPVEGAEGKVLYVWFDAPIGYISNTKELLPDSWETWWKDPETRLLHFIGKDNIVFHCIVFPAMLKAEGSYILPDNVPSNEFLNLEGDKISTSRNWAVWLHEYLEDFPGKQDVLRYVLTANAPETKDNDFTWKDFQARNNNELVAVYGNFVNRAMVLTQKYFDSKVPACAELTDYDKETLKEFANVKAEVEKLLDVFKFRDAQKEAMNLARIGNKYLADTEPWKLAKTDMERVGTILNISLQLVANLAIAFEPFLPFSSEKLRKMLNMESFEWSELGRNDLLPVGHQLNKPELLFEKIEDSVIEAQVQKLLDTKKANEEANYKANPIRPNIEFDDFTKLDIRVGTILECQKVPKADKLLQFKIDDGLETRTIVSGIAKHYQPEELVGKQVCFIANLAPRKLKGIVSEGMILSAENNDGSLAVIMPQKEVKPGSEVK